The Crassostrea angulata isolate pt1a10 chromosome 1, ASM2561291v2, whole genome shotgun sequence nucleotide sequence AAAGAGTAAGATGTCATCAATGTAGGTCACACTAACATAACCTTACGTTCAGGGTTTTTCAAAAATAGGTTTGAGAACTTTTGAACTGCTGAAGACAACCCGAATGGTAGGCAGGTATATAAGGAATAAAGAATCGTTctattctttgagtattatgaggtgataacttTTGTCGGGGCGTGATCGAATCCAATGTATACCTATGGTTCGCAAAAAAATTTCTTACCTACCAAATTGTTTTTCCCCTAATCATGAAATtagggaaaggggggggggagggggggctagtatacctgtaactccaacttctcaatatttcaatatgttttctAGGTCAATTTCAGATCAAATATGTTTACTGCGATAAAAAGTGGAGGGGCTGAAGCCCCTATTATGCTATGTGCCtgatggttaggtctaactttgcaaaaaaagtggggggggggggggttaacccccccccccccggttccgacgcctatgcatttGTCTGTTTGCATGATCAAGCAACTCTAGGCTATTTTTACACCCATCCACGATCTTTTCTAATTTCTGCTTTTGTGAATCATCTACCTCCTTTTCTAACACTGCTAATTTATCAGCCACTTTAGCAAGAATAATGGCAGCGATTTCTATGCTCtgcatttttctttcattgGTTCTTGCTTCTGGGGATATAATATCCCACACAAGGTGAtttgttttcacaactttaataCCTTAACAATTGTCTGGTCttgcattattttcatctttgatAAGATATTATCGTAAGACATTGTTCCTCATTCATTCCATTTCTGAATAGATCAGTTATGTTTGAAGCTAGAGTTTCATCTAATTTCACATCACATATTTCTCTGCTTTAAATCTTTAACTCATATTTGAAAACCGACTCTGGTTTCCCTGAACAGTTTCTCTATCTgatcaatctttttttcttttcaaagacgtattatctgaatttttaaaattattttagacaTGTTGTACATTGGAATTTTCGTCATATGTTTGATCATcatcaaaacattcaaaatcatTATCGTATTGCGACTCTTGCAATTCATTTTCCATATTTGTTACTCAAGCTACCAAATTTTCGTCTCGTTTCTTTCGGTTTTCAAGTATTGTACTTAATATTGTCATCATTCGTTTGCATTTTCTGTACCATTTCTTTCGTTGTGGACCTCATCCATTTCATAGGGGTTTTTTTCCAAACGCTTTCATTCGTAGCACCTACCATGCTTTTTCTTTTCCTTCGTCGCTTGATCATCAAGTTTCGAACTCTTTTTGGTAACTTCTAAACTCATCTTTACGTTTCTCCATATCTAATTCTTCTTAAAAACGTGCGTTACTTCGTAACTGTTTCTGTTGTATCATTTGTTTTGTCCTATTTTCAAACATGCCACAAAGAAGTCGCAAACACTGGTTTACGGcagttgaaaaataaatacaaaactcCTCAAGTTTTGTTCAGTTATGACCGTGTCTAAATTATTGCTGGTAGAAATAATTAAGTTAAGCCCGTTAACTTAGGCACAACTTTTGGTAGCACATAAAAGAACAACGTCCTTCCCTTGTCGTTACTTGTACTACACTGCTGTTGCACATATTTACTACTGTCTTACATAATTCCAGAAGTGATTATGACGAAACAGAACTTTCTTTTCCCAcctaagattttaaatttctaaaGTCCTAGATGCTGGATTAAAATTCATCGAAAGAAGGATCTCAGATTCTAAAATTTTCAACTCACATACAACGGAGTATGAGCatgaataaatagaaaaaaaatcaattaaaatccTCTTATCATATTTcgttctttttgaatttacaaaaatgattttGGAAAACTATGAGTCCACTTACACACATTTAACATGGGTAGAGTAGTTGTGAGTATCGgtgttgtcgttgtcgtcgtagCTGTAGTGTGGcgagctgttgttgttgttttggcATGCGTCACATGGTGTGTTGGCTGCGTTGCAACGGTTGCAACTTCATGTGGATAACCAAGAAtgtctttaaataaaatattaacacaTATTGTGAAAAGCACATTTTAGTTAATATCCTATTTAAAAGAATCCTTGCAGGACAATACTAGCCTGAAATCGGTACCAATAAAAACTAATTTAGTAAATGCGTTACAACCTGGAGGTCGATCGACAAAATATTGActgacaaacagacagacgaaCAGACGTAAATTAACGCAGCATTGTTTGATAAAATACCTACTTTCCAGCTCCCACAGTATTTGGGAAACACAAATCAAATTCATATGGTGAAGCATATCTCTCTTGTAATGTTCAACTGAAAAGaaagaatttcacaattataaTAAGTcaattttatgaagaaaaaagaaaaacaaacccAAAAATTGACTATAAAAGGAAAACTAATAAATATCCAACTGTCTTTATAAACGTTATTTTATTGCCTGAGTAGTACAAATATAACTAAGTATTAAATATAACATCGCAGtctaattgaaaattattttaaatgaaaaaagacaggacaatttttagatgttttgttgttttacaagaatgaatagaaaaaaaattcagtggGAGATAATTTAATTACAAACATAGATCATATTTTCTAATGACACTGACATACTTACGAGTCACCTCAGTTGATATTGaactttcatataataaaaaagatttaaataaatacttacGTTTGTCACTGAAATGATGATCTATATGACCATGCGCTAAAGAGAAAACAGATGAAAAActccatatatatatttctgcaattgttttgtttatagaaTTACAAAGACAGGTTTTGAAGCTGTTATTAATGGAATCTTGAAATACGGCTAAAAAAATCAGTGAGAACAATGATGTCATGGACTGTTACCTCTTTTTGCTGGAATGGCTTGAGGTGGTTGCTTATTTTGCAAGGCATACAAAAGCATATCAGCGTAAAAGTCTTTGGAAGCTGAAATTTATCTAAATGTTAACAACCCTGAAGTAAGTGTTTATTTACTATTTTGCTTCTGGGGTATATTTAAACACATCGCGAGTGGACTATTCTACAACaaaagaaaacacgaaaaaagtAATGTAACTGCTGCTTTCAATAATATATCTACTTACCGTTTAGTTCTGCATTATTGGCGTCGTGAACAAGGTGAGAAAATCCCTTTATAATCTCTACAAATAgaataaaactaattaattatATACTAATAGTAGCTGTCACtctcaatttattaaaaatatgttagAGAGGGTTTTTGGTTAAAGAATTGATAGATTTAAACTGTTCTATATTACAAACAGTGACATCATACATACCTATATGTACATTCCCTTTTGTCGGTTGGTTTTTACTATTCCCTGAGGATGTTTTTTTTAGCTTCGTTTGAATTATATAGACTTGGTATGAACATAATATACAGGTAACACAATCgtaacttctcgggcctttccggcaggcccagaaaacacctcgaatgtattaactctactggatgtaattagaattttacacaaaatggagtcgcttcccaatAAACTATGTAAGTAAGTAATTTATTTACTTATAGTAacatgtgtatacatttccAAGTGTAATATCAACAATAGTAAGCATTGATTCAACACCCTGCCGTCGGGCCTATATGCTATTTTAAGGACATTGGATTctgcgatcaaaagtcttaaagtttttttttctaaattattttttaaaaaatctaaacacATAGCTAAACTaaaattttggggtctatatgcttcATCTGGCGCTACGTTGTATTTATGACCTACTTTACATTtaagagtaaaacaaaaaaatgtaatattgtttaaaggcataaaacatatatgtacataatttaatTCATGAAAATGAGCATGATATTTATTCTATAAAAgaaaactatcccgcagaaacgcagttacatgtacaatatctaaatgtatatcaataaatgacaattaatgaagtctagctcacatctcaacaaatcgtaaaatgtgttgtatttatataaaattttatgaaagggggggggggaggcgactatgtaatacattcgaggtttGTTAAATCTTTAATTACACGTAGATTACTGAAAACGTGACTCTTATCCGTatgctttgaaaataaaacatttctacaGTTACATACATAATTGTTCAAATTACGTTTTTCTTCACATATGCCTAAGAATATTTATCGGAAGTATGATTTGTCTACTAAAGGTAAAGCTTATTCATGCCTTGCTATTTCGGAAATCAACAAAACGGtgctatacatgtatagacaATTAAATGCATGTAGCCTAATGCTTTCGTATTATATTAACAGAGCTGACCAATGATATTtcatgccgatcattcctttaaaagtaATACTTGTCCCGAACTCTGCCGGAAAAACctgagaagttgcgattgacagGTAACACCTACCGTCACGTTTGTGTTCGTTGTCACATACTTCTACATGTACCGCAAAAGATGCATCTGAATAAACAGAAAAAACCCAGGTGGTATTAAGTGGTATTCATCTATGTACAAAACACCTAGTAGACATGTATTAtagtattaattattttaattaaacatgttATACCATGAGATATACTGCATATGGTATTAATGATGTACTAATTTCATAAATATGTCTTTATTTTCTCATGTTGCTATGTAgatatgtattttatacattttattaatatctGTGAGTCAATACTCACTAGaaatacccccgctctgatgtgaatatacaaaaaAGCATAGTCAACACTTAACATTttgcatctgcgataaatagttgctgacaaatctttgatgaaaatttgtttgaaaatttagactaaaaataaacaaagtccttatttaaaaggaagttgacgtccgattgatacaaaaatagaTCCAACCATATGGCGTGCCTAAAtgaaaagtgttttaaaatttcaagcacctgcaatgaatagttgcttagaaaaatgcgacagaattttttgtttcggacagaaggacagacagacaaaaggGCAGAGAAACAGATAGACACACAGACAGAAAGACACACAGGGGTAAAACAGCATACCCCTTTCttcttcggagcgggggtacatgtataaaaacattaacaacaACAAATTATAAGGTATAACATGCATAATACTTAAACGTTGTTAATTATGAAGTTGTTTTAACTGGAGAACTTGTCAATCTTTTTCCCAAACATAAGATGAGTTAGAGAAAGTCAGTTTTTTCATATCTTCTATGTAAATATATCATGAAGGACAGAGACCCTGTCGATATCAAGATCTGCATATATTAAGGATGGTGACTAtggtaaaaataaagaaattccGACTGCACCGGAGATAACGTTTTTCCCCttataataagttttttttgttttttgttatttgaatatatatatgttaaatgtGAATTTTGGTGgaagatatataaatatttagaataaaataaataattaagcaTTCCATTGGATACCTTTGAAATTCATTGATATCATATTTGTCTTACCTAAAATGGACAGAAAAGAGACTAGCACACATGCAAAAATATAGTTAACCATTGCGACAGGTTCTGCTGAGATCGAGTTCCAAGGAATATTGAAAATGTGACAAAAGACGGTAATTAGGTTCCGCTCCTAGTCAAGGCTACCGATAAGATCAAGAAGTCATGCAAGATAACACAAATGTGATCAGTACATAGCTTCAAATGATTTTACATATATcaattttgtgattttaataGCTCCAGAAAAAGTTTTCTACTAGATATGTATATAAAGACGTTCTTAGAAATCATGATCATCAATTTGGTTGCGTTTAATTCTAGTAAGGcaaaatatcacatatattgACCAAGAAACATGTTAACTTCTAGACCTCATCTTCTTGGTAACCATAATCATGCTGCTATTAAAAACTGATATTGATGCAGTATATTGAtgttaatgattataaaaagcAGCAACAACAAATCTGTTGTAATAATTATCTGATTTTGCGTGAGTCTTGATAAGAAGGTCGAAATACAACCTCTGATCATATTTGACGGTCAGTGACGGAATTTCTAGCTTTTGGAAACGGGTTAACGTTATTGGTATTAAAAATTACACCTGAATATgactataaaaagaaatttggtAAATTCATACGCATGTAGTTACAGGGACTCTATCCTTAAGTAGTGTGTATCATTTCAACGCGCAGGGGATGAAGAAATAGGAACTATTGTTGATCAAATTTGGCTATGATAGGTGCATGGCAATAATTTaactattttatatcaattgctATATAAGGTAGTGCCAtctcttaaaaaaaatctctcaaAATTATTATTGGATCACAAAAAGTTAatagaataataagaaatttctTTCAGACAAACTTTCTCATCCCATAAATATTTGTCAGacaaaatatttcagaataCGGATTcttaatactttttttaaagcCAAGGGATGTGATGTTCTATTTTGCTTAAGGAACAAGGTCACAGATAACCTGAACattttcatactttatattTCATCTTTAAAGTGTATAATGTTtcaagctatacacgctattatttacgtcaattttgaatgacagtgaaaacgcatgtatttgtctacttataaaagttatccttaatctgtaaattacaatggtgaattccatctcgttacaaagatatagatttttaattgtttattttcctgccaggaaaatataccttttcatgaatattgatgaaggaagagcgaaaccgacctcattgcgcatgtccgcggagaactaggtggtcgttattgtttgcctaattaaatatccaacttgatttttaatatgcttaacagttgttaatttgaaatacatacatgtataatgagtaaaatacgttttggtcattcacgatacccttacttctgcattaacacttataggatctataaatagcacatagggggaaaacacaggtctacgtcattttttaaaggaagtattcatatctactcacatGCTTGTATTTTTcccttttgtttgtactcgtatatcggacaaatttatgctttactgaaaatagcctttcctttgtgaaactatcacaattatgaagatgttgacccttcaccagttgtggtatgatagactaaatttagctgtcgatatcacgtgatagattgatattcacgaggaggcaatactttcctggcaggaaaataaatattttttattgttaaatatttgatatatttgttacgtgatcgaattgagcatcaTAATTAAtagcataaaggtaacttttattagtaatcaaacacatacattttcccctttattcaaaattgacgcaaattatagcgtgtatagctttcaCTGAGATGTATAGCTGACtatcaataaaaatttgaatgtcagaTGTCAAGGTATATACAAGATGTAGAGCtcacatatattttgttatgtaGAGAGAGATCGTGTAATTGTTTTTTTACGTATACATTTGCGTCTATATATACCAAAACTCCTGTTTCAAGCTGATTTCTTTTCTTTGCTCATTCGACATGAACACAAACAATTTTTAGTCAGAGccatttacatttttgaaacatttttcttttattcagcAATCAGTATGCGAACAAAAACATGAAACGAACTTTGTTTACGTAACAAAGAACCGTGATCTCAGTATATCGCTTATAATTCAACTTCCCAAAGTTTGTTTGACCATCAGAAATACCTCAAAGAAGCATTCGAATTATCAAAAAGGGACAAATACAACTTACAATTGCTCAAAATGTGACTTTTAACTTTTATGTTCCTGGAAAAAACCAATGTTCATCCTTTCTTTCAGAAGGGCCTGATCACACAATTAGATGTCAAGTTATTAACACGTTTCTTTGTTCAGATGTGTTTCCAAAGTAATGAAGCATATTGATCATTATTTATTAGGAAtattccccctttttttttttttttttacaaatatttaactgaaatttttattcGGGCGGTCCACTAAAGTTACAGAACCATGTGATCAAtcgtattttaaaatcaatgcaaaTCATGTTGTATGATAATTTGCCATTTGTAAAAAACACTTTGCTTGTCTACCTTGTAATATAATTACTACCTCGTAATTCTTGCATTGTAGACTGTATCGCATATTAAAAAACCGTTAACGTAGTATCAAGGAATATTAAGTTGTATTCCATTTTGACACAATCTTTCTTAATTTGTATCTTGTTAGTACAAGATCTTCCAGAAATGGACAAAAACTTGCAGTATATTGGCTTGCCAAAGTAATGGGAGGGGGTGGTCAACTTTAGTGTATATTAGTTAATGATAAATGTTTAAGAGCATGACTTTAATGAACGTAAGTTGTCTTTCGTAGTAGAGGTGAAAAGAATCCCCAGTCAATAGAGGAAAGTTTTTCAAGAGCGAGAACTCCTTCATTCTTCATTGACGAAACAGTCCTGATGCACGTGAATAAACGAGTTGTGTAAAAAATGGatgataaattaataaaaaggagatagaaataaaaaagatcGAAATTGGCATTTACAAGTAAACCTTTAGTGGGTTCTTGAGTTTCTGagttatatacaataaaaactttattgttttattaaaactttaacatttatGGTAGATCCAGATTAAAATGTGTTCAAATCGTGACTCCATGGGCATGGAAAGAGCCCTAACACGGGTCGAAGTTAATAATAGATTAAGTAGAAAACAACACTTTAATATTCTTCTGAAGAACCGAAAGGCTACAATATgcgaaaaaaagattaaaagaaaGCTACGTGTATAATACCAAATTCTTAGTTAAGTATCGATGTTTATTTTACCCACGTGATCAAAAATGAGGTAGGGGTGGAATTAAATTAAAGGATTATATAGATAAGAAATTCTTATAAAGCAAATAGCTAGTAGCTTTTCAtgtgtaaaattgttttaagtAGAAGCAAATATAAGAATGCTTCAAATCCACTTAAACTATACCTTTAGGGTCAGAAAAATGATCATTATTCCGTTTGGGGGAGGGGGCTATGTTTGTATTGATCAAGTTCActtttatctaaatatttaaaaataaatttatttataggTTTATAGGTTTATTTATAGGTTAGAAGTTAGAGAAAACcagcatattttaaaatatttaaataattttttaataagtcaatttgaatttatcaggcatcatttttgaaaagggggggggggggtaaactcATCCAAAACATTCTTGAAAAGCAAAATGGGGGTaaggggggcgggggggggggggcagcaagtATACATTTAACTTCAAAATCACTTACTTTAATATTTCACTCTATTAGatacacaaataaaataatcaaactaATGCGTAAGCTGGCATAACTATGTTAAGAAATTGTTGATGCTTTAATtgttcacatttattttttgtattatacTGGATATCAGAGCTTGTCCTTGTTCCATACGCTGCCAATAACTGATTAAAGCCATCATGGCAAATGTTACataggtgagcaatgtggcccatgggtctCTTCTTACAAGAACCTTCTATTTTCAACGTTCAACGGAATTTCAGATATATGTACTCTAAATTAACACAATGAAGACGTATTTACTATAACAATATGTTATGATAATTATGCAAGTGTTATGCTATTTTCATCCGTCTGAGTGTCGTATATAAAAATCCATACAATATCCAATCGCCTAGAGAGTGTGTAATCCTTCGTTTTAGAGTGGGTCACTTAGCAGCTGAGATGCTCACCTTCGGAAActaatatcattgaaaaataattaataccgagacagaaataatttttgtaataaagCATATTGTGTAGGATTATTGGTAAAGATAATATAgatattctatatttaataacTTTATGATCAATTTGTTTCTACAGGAAAATAATTTGGCTCAATACTCTTTCATGTTAATCATTTCAAAGATTTTTGATACAATTGAATAAACGAAACCTTCACATTTCAAAAAGTAACCTATAGCATCAAATGGCGATCAGTAATTATTGAATTGTGCACTAATGACAGCAGATAGTCAGTATTCTCGATTGCTTACAGTATAATCCAAATATGTGATCACGATATACAGTGTATGTGGACccccaaaaatgaaaaaaaatcattgcctgCAATGTTATAGCATCGAGTACAGAACATTGACTTTTATTCTAAACTTGTTtcgaataatatttttattatggtTCGGGGTTATAAGATGAATGATATACAATTAatattcattacatgtatactgcctaattcattattttcatattttgacatAATTCAGAATCATATCAGCATTGCAGACAATgattaattgttatttttttaataattatgtatGGTTGTAAATACATTGAACTATAATTACCAGATTCACCAACAACATCAAACTACAATTTAAAAAGAGGGAAAACCCTTACAAAATTACAATGAGTGAATACTCTTACCATTTTTCAGAATATAATAGTTCAGAATTTGATCATGAATTGATGGAAAACAAGCATATTTGTccaaagaattttttatttgatatcacaATAACTTGATTAAAGAAGCactaaatacatttatttattgagTGCATTATTGATATAACAGTTTCGAACTATTTCTCGTGCAGAGCCATTCTTCAATGATTTCTGTTAACAAAACTATCTTTTGATgttaatgtaaattttagagtcagatatatcttttttcttacatttttgaTTTGGTGAAATCAGATTACAAAGATTCAAAGATAAATGTCCGAGGGTAAAATTGATACTTTGTGGGCATGTCATTAAGGGTGGATCAATATAGAGTCTTCATAATGGGAAACTGGTAAGACTCGAAACATTGTCATTCAAGTATGAATGAAAAATCAACTATAAATCGTTTTGAGCCCTCTACTTAATTCATAAAAACTAAGGTATATAAAGATGTTTACGctataaaagaaaacattccttaaaaacattttcaaaaaattataaaatgcttTCATAATATTGGCACCattatgatatatatgtacgtagatatttgttttcattacttaagttttttaaacaagttatttttttttatacattctagATTTAAATATTTCCCATACCTTACATTTGTCATCCATTAAAATATCTTGTTCTGCGATTAttctaagaaaaaatatactcttcattataaaatttcgacaaatattgttttcatgtataacgttttaaaataaattgatgcaCTGAGAAAAGTTGTGGATATGaacttctttttatttatttaataagcaCTGGGAAATTGTGCCGGCCATTAAGACTAGTATTCACTAGGTCTTTCATAATATAGCCTACTAGGGGCAGCAAATACTTAAAATTCGTCGTCCACGCGTTTTGTTAATGGTCTCTGGTCAACAATTTGTCTTTCAAATTGACATTCTTCACATTAAGCAAGTTGTCAAAGAAAAGTTTATATTAAGAGtattgattttgatttcttaTTTCTGGGAAAGGCGACATAAAATTTGAGAAATAATAGAAGTTTCTGTCTGCAATACGCATTTGTATAGAGGGATAGTTTTCTTAATTTAACGGTGGTATAGGTTCAGTTATTTTtagttgttatttttgttatagATAAACGAGTTcgattgtattttatcaaaaggaAACCGAGTTTCTAGCCGACGGTCGAGCTCGCCTTTGCAAGACAACGAAGCTTGTATTATATAAAGATCTACGTACATTAAGGAAATCAACTGGAAGCCATGTGAAGTTAATATATCTTGATATTATGATTAATATTGTTAGCATCATCCTATAGTAGAAGGCTGCAACTGAATCAAAGTATACACCAATTAAAtagaaatttgtttaaatatcagtgtcataaatgtttgtatcgaacttatcattttttcttt carries:
- the LOC128188837 gene encoding uncharacterized protein LOC128188837, translated to MVNYIFACVLVSFLSILDASFAVHVEVCDNEHKRDEIIKGFSHLVHDANNAELNASKDFYADMLLYALQNKQPPQAIPAKRAHGHIDHHFSDKLEHYKRDMLHHMNLICVSQILWELENILGYPHEVATVATQPTHHVTHAKTTTTARHTTATTTTTTPILTTTLPMLNVSAACDPLLFVRALATGVPLTHADAGICTDNMHSQSEALLLRTCEASSPSTWTQGVNVMQNCAQIPKYTPVATFLFGQYVSDGTVLSGVFLKCTATGFEISVQICGHGPQIFELSSTSGNTRQNADSYYIVEW